The following coding sequences lie in one Bacteroidota bacterium genomic window:
- the mdh gene encoding malate dehydrogenase — translation MKVTVVGAGNVGATSADVLAFRKIASEVVLLDIRENFAEGKALDMMQTATLNGFDTRVSGSTNDYAKTANSDVVVITSGVPRKPGMTREELIGINAGIVKNVTENLLKHSPNAIVIVVSNPMDTMTYLALKESKLPKNRIIGMGGILDSARFKCYLSLALDASPNDIEGMVIGGHGDTTMIPLTRMASYKGVPVGQFIDADKLKKVAADTMVGGATLTGMLGTSAWYAPGAAVAALVDSILNDQKKLFPCCVYLDGEYGQKDICLGVPVIIGKNGWEKIVDIKLNEEEKAAFAKSADAVRNMNNILSTITV, via the coding sequence ATGAAAGTAACCGTAGTAGGAGCAGGAAATGTAGGTGCTACATCCGCAGATGTATTGGCATTTCGTAAAATCGCTTCAGAAGTAGTTTTGCTTGATATCAGAGAAAATTTCGCTGAAGGAAAAGCTTTGGACATGATGCAAACCGCAACATTAAACGGATTTGATACCCGTGTTAGCGGAAGTACAAACGATTATGCAAAAACAGCAAACAGCGATGTGGTTGTCATCACAAGCGGTGTACCTCGTAAACCGGGTATGACTCGTGAAGAGTTAATCGGAATCAATGCCGGAATCGTTAAAAACGTTACCGAAAATTTATTAAAACATTCTCCGAATGCCATTGTAATTGTGGTGAGTAACCCAATGGATACAATGACATACCTTGCTTTGAAAGAAAGCAAATTGCCTAAAAACAGAATCATCGGAATGGGTGGAATCCTTGATAGCGCTCGTTTTAAATGTTATTTGTCTTTAGCATTGGATGCTTCTCCTAACGATATCGAAGGAATGGTAATTGGTGGACATGGTGATACAACCATGATTCCATTAACTAGAATGGCTTCTTATAAAGGTGTTCCGGTTGGACAATTTATTGATGCTGACAAATTGAAAAAAGTTGCTGCTGACACAATGGTAGGTGGAGCAACATTAACTGGAATGCTTGGTACTTCTGCTTGGTATGCTCCTGGAGCTGCTGTTGCAGCTTTGGTGGATAGCATTTTGAATGATCAGAAAAAATTATTCCCTTGCTGCGTTTATTTGGATGGTGAATACGGACAAAAAGATATTTGTCTTGGAGTTCCTGTTATCATCGGAAAAAATGGTTGGGAAAAAATTGTGGACATTAAATTAAACGAAGAAGAAAAAGCAGCATTCGCAAAAAGTGCAGATGCAGTTCGCAACATGAACAACATTTTAAGCACAATTACTGTTTAA
- a CDS encoding aspartyl protease family protein — protein MTTTIPFKVLDIAGEGFHLLLKMYINKKVAHVIIDTGASKTVFDKTRIAKYVSDKTFEKHDSLSSGLGTNTMQSEQVFIKKLKIGDLEIDGYKTILLDLSHVNQSYHQIGLKPVDGVLGSDLLLKYKAVIDYEKNVLKLKFSKIKK, from the coding sequence ATGACAACAACAATCCCTTTTAAAGTTTTAGATATTGCTGGTGAAGGATTTCATTTGCTGCTAAAAATGTACATCAATAAAAAAGTTGCACATGTGATTATCGATACCGGTGCTTCTAAAACTGTTTTTGATAAAACAAGAATTGCGAAATACGTTTCTGATAAAACATTTGAAAAACATGATAGTTTGTCGAGTGGGTTGGGAACAAACACGATGCAGAGCGAACAAGTTTTTATTAAAAAATTAAAAATCGGAGATTTGGAAATCGATGGGTATAAAACAATTTTACTTGACTTGTCACATGTCAATCAATCGTATCATCAAATTGGTTTGAAGCCGGTAGATGGGGTTTTGGGAAGTGATCTTCTTTTGAAATACAAGGCGGTGATTGATTATGAAAAGAATGTTTTGAAATTAAAATTTTCTAAAATCAAGAAATAA
- a CDS encoding thiol-disulfide oxidoreductase DCC family protein: MPELPSNTAIILFDGVCNFCNASVNKIIKHDKKNRFKFTALQSETGKHLLEKHHIDSQKIDSIILIENNTVFIKSTAILKISKHLNGLYPLAFGFIIIPTFVRDAVYDFVARNRYKWWGKKDSCMVPTAEVKSKFI, translated from the coding sequence ATGCCTGAACTACCCAGCAATACTGCAATCATTCTGTTTGATGGCGTTTGTAATTTCTGCAATGCGTCTGTCAACAAAATCATTAAACACGATAAAAAAAACAGATTTAAATTTACCGCACTTCAATCCGAAACTGGAAAACATTTATTAGAAAAACACCACATCGATTCTCAAAAAATTGACAGCATCATTTTGATTGAAAACAATACCGTTTTTATAAAATCGACAGCCATTTTAAAAATCAGTAAACACCTCAACGGATTGTACCCACTTGCGTTCGGCTTTATTATAATTCCAACATTTGTCCGTGATGCAGTTTATGATTTTGTTGCAAGAAACAGATATAAATGGTGGGGCAAAAAGGACAGTTGTATGGTTCCGACTGCAGAAGTAAAATCTAAGTTTATTTAA
- a CDS encoding YncE family protein, whose product MITKKNTFLFSAVLIFGMCFFSTCTNEKGIPDYNQFPDDVGKIIFTKCATPGCHTDQSKGAAGGLSMESWDKLFEGGSGSAAVIPFRHDYSTFFSYINTYPDLGVTLSPTMPYNETKLTREEVTLMKNWINAGAPNRDVDVKFSNNPNRKKFYVTNQGCDVVTVFDQETLLPMRYVNVGSSASSESPHMIRVSPDNEYWYVVFLAGQYLEKYRTSDDSFVGRAFIGSGYWNTFVITSNSQTAFCVDLSPTAAKVATVDLTNMTATVQSGFSYPHGSALNSNDDTLYITQQTNSSKLYKIPVADFSAYSEVNLYTSLPASNLNAHEVRFNPTGTKYFVTCQGTSEVRIMQTSNDSLLAIIPVGALPSEMSFSTTTPYVYVTCTEDTLSFPGKRGSVAIINYLTNTLQSVIYTGHQPHGIEVDDVKKLVYVANRNATSDGPAPHHSGECGGRNGNVTFIDLVTRTMITNQNGTVKKVEVSVDPYSISARQ is encoded by the coding sequence ATGATTACAAAAAAAAACACATTCCTTTTTTCAGCAGTTCTGATATTCGGGATGTGTTTTTTTTCGACTTGTACCAACGAAAAAGGAATTCCGGATTACAACCAATTTCCGGACGATGTCGGGAAAATCATTTTTACCAAATGCGCTACACCGGGCTGTCACACCGACCAAAGCAAAGGCGCTGCAGGTGGTTTATCTATGGAAAGTTGGGATAAACTATTTGAAGGCGGAAGTGGTAGCGCTGCTGTTATTCCATTTCGACATGACTACAGCACATTTTTCTCTTACATCAACACCTATCCTGATTTAGGGGTTACACTTTCTCCAACGATGCCCTACAATGAAACAAAGTTGACCAGAGAAGAAGTGACGCTAATGAAAAACTGGATCAATGCAGGTGCTCCAAACAGAGATGTAGATGTTAAATTTTCCAACAATCCGAATCGTAAAAAGTTTTATGTCACCAACCAAGGCTGTGATGTAGTTACGGTATTTGATCAAGAAACATTATTACCAATGCGATACGTTAATGTAGGTAGTTCTGCTAGCAGTGAATCACCGCACATGATTCGCGTTTCTCCGGATAATGAATATTGGTATGTTGTTTTTTTAGCTGGGCAATATTTAGAAAAATACAGAACAAGTGATGATAGTTTTGTAGGAAGAGCATTTATCGGCTCAGGGTATTGGAACACATTTGTTATTACAAGCAATTCTCAAACAGCTTTTTGTGTGGATTTAAGTCCGACTGCAGCAAAAGTTGCGACAGTTGATTTAACGAATATGACCGCCACCGTTCAATCCGGATTCTCTTACCCACACGGCTCTGCTTTAAATTCCAATGACGACACATTATACATCACTCAACAAACTAACAGTAGTAAATTATACAAAATTCCAGTTGCTGATTTCAGCGCTTATTCTGAAGTAAACTTATACACCAGCTTACCTGCATCCAATTTAAATGCACATGAAGTTCGCTTTAATCCAACCGGTACAAAATATTTTGTAACCTGTCAGGGAACATCAGAAGTTAGAATAATGCAAACAAGCAACGACTCGTTACTTGCAATTATTCCGGTAGGTGCATTGCCATCAGAAATGAGTTTTTCAACGACAACTCCATATGTTTATGTAACATGTACAGAAGACACACTTAGCTTTCCTGGCAAACGAGGTTCAGTTGCCATCATCAATTATTTAACAAATACCTTACAAAGTGTTATTTATACCGGACATCAACCACATGGGATTGAAGTAGACGATGTAAAAAAATTAGTCTACGTTGCAAACAGAAACGCAACGAGTGACGGACCTGCACCTCATCATTCCGGAGAATGTGGAGGAAGAAACGGGAATGTAACATTCATTGATTTAGTGACTCGAACGATGATTACGAATCAAAATGGAACTGTAAAAAAAGTAGAAGTTTCTGTTGACCCCTATTCTATTTCAGCACGACAATAG
- a CDS encoding cytochrome-c peroxidase — protein MFLKNALKYTMVAATIIVAASSCEVDPPIVEELPADNIRLIVPPGWPYPNYDFTGNPLTKEGFVLGRKLFYDPQLSRDNTVSCGSCHQQFAAFSHLDHVVSHGIDGLLGTRNAPGLFNLNWHTSFMWDGGVNHIEVQPTAPITNPVEMDESIANMVIKIQNDPSYTAMFKDAFGTETVTSQLIFRAITQFQGMLVSYNSKYDKYSRGEIILTASEQNGLNLFMDKCNSCHTAPLFTNMAFMNNGLDSVFTDAGRATITLLAADSGTFKVPSLRNVNLTRPYMHDGRFSTLSQVMDHYSSGVVNSSTISPGVVGGIPLTSTEKADLIAFLKTLSDTEFITDPRFNDPFAP, from the coding sequence ATGTTTTTAAAAAATGCACTTAAATACACGATGGTCGCTGCAACTATAATAGTTGCAGCGAGTTCGTGTGAAGTTGATCCTCCTATCGTTGAAGAATTACCTGCAGATAACATTCGTCTGATTGTCCCTCCGGGCTGGCCTTATCCGAATTATGATTTCACAGGCAACCCATTAACAAAGGAAGGTTTTGTTTTAGGAAGAAAATTGTTTTATGACCCGCAACTATCAAGAGACAATACGGTTTCATGTGGAAGTTGTCACCAGCAATTTGCAGCCTTTTCTCATTTAGATCATGTGGTCAGCCATGGAATAGACGGACTTTTAGGAACAAGAAACGCACCCGGATTATTTAACTTAAACTGGCACACATCGTTTATGTGGGATGGTGGAGTAAATCACATTGAAGTACAACCAACTGCTCCTATTACCAACCCTGTTGAAATGGATGAAAGCATTGCCAATATGGTAATCAAAATCCAAAATGATCCGTCTTACACAGCAATGTTTAAAGATGCTTTCGGAACAGAAACGGTTACCAGTCAGCTTATTTTCAGAGCTATCACTCAATTTCAAGGAATGTTAGTTTCGTATAATTCAAAATACGATAAATATTCCAGAGGAGAAATAATCCTAACAGCTTCCGAACAAAATGGATTAAACTTGTTCATGGACAAATGCAATTCTTGTCATACTGCTCCTTTATTTACAAATATGGCTTTTATGAATAACGGATTGGATAGCGTTTTCACAGATGCTGGAAGAGCAACAATAACATTACTTGCAGCTGATTCTGGAACATTTAAAGTTCCATCGTTACGCAATGTGAATTTAACACGACCGTATATGCACGATGGAAGATTCTCCACATTGAGCCAAGTGATGGATCATTATAGCAGCGGAGTTGTAAACTCAAGTACGATAAGTCCAGGAGTAGTGGGTGGAATTCCGCTAACTTCAACTGAAAAAGCAGATCTAATTGCATTTTTAAAAACACTCTCAGATACCGAATTTATTACTGACCCTAGGTTTAACGATCCTTTTGCACCTTAA